Within the Gemmobacter sp. genome, the region TGGCTTCTGGGCGAGCTGCACAAGGGCATGAAGCACATGTTCGTCATGATGAACGAGGCGCGGGTGGGCGTGGGCCTGCAAGGCTATGCCCAGGCCGAAGCGGCCTATCAGAATGCCGTCGCCTATGCCCGCGACCGTCTGCAAGGCCGCGACGTGACCGGCGCCAGGAACCCCGCCGGCCCGGCCGATCCGCTGATCGTGCATCCCGACATCCGCCGCAACCTGATGGATCAGAAAAGCTTTGTCGAAGGCGCCCGCGCCTTTACCTTCTGGGGCGCCACCCTGATCGACCGTGCGCATCGCACCGGCGACGCGGCAGCCGAGGGACTGATTTCCCTGATGACCCCGGTCATCAAGGGGTTCCAGACCGACAAGGGCTTTGACATGGCGGTGCAGGCCCAGCAAATCTATGGCGGGCACGGCTATATCGAGGAACAGGGCATGTCCCAGTTCGCCCGCGATGCCCGGATCGCCATGATCTACGAAGGCGCGAACGGCGTGCAGGCGCTGGATCTGGTCGGGCGCAAGCTGGCCTCGGACGGTGGCAAGCACGTCATGGCCTTTTTCGAAATGGTCAAGGCCGAGTGCAAGGCCCATGACGGCGACGACCGGATGACCGGCTTTGTCGAACCGCTGAAAGCCGCCTCGAAACAGCTGCAACAGGCCGGCATGTTCTTCATGTCGCAAGGCATGAAGAACCCGAATGCGGCGCTGTCGGGGTCGTATGACTTCATGCATCTGATGGGCCATGTCTGCCTGGGCCTGATGTGGACCCGCATGGCCAAAGCCGCGTTCGACGCGCTGGACGCCGGCGCGGCCGACCGCGCCTTCTACGAAACCAAGATCGCGACCGGGCGCTACTACATGGCCCGCCAGCTGCCCGCCTGCGCCATGCACCTCGCCCGCATCGAAAGC harbors:
- a CDS encoding acyl-CoA dehydrogenase C-terminal domain-containing protein — encoded protein: MPIYTAPAKDMHFVLHDLLKIDQSDVPGYAELDRDFTTAILDEAGKLANEVLAPLNPVGDQQGCVLENGVVRTPDGFKAAFERVKEGGWNGLDLPEEYGGQNLPYIVGTAVGEMFVAANMAFNMYQGLTHGAISAILAAGTDDQKAKWLPKMVSMDWTGTMNLTEPHAGTDLGMIRTKAEPQPDGSYKITGQKIFISAGEHDMADNIVHLVLAKAPGGGEGTKGISLFIVPKFLVNDDGSLGARNGVTCGKIEEKMGIHGNATCVMNYDGATGWLLGELHKGMKHMFVMMNEARVGVGLQGYAQAEAAYQNAVAYARDRLQGRDVTGARNPAGPADPLIVHPDIRRNLMDQKSFVEGARAFTFWGATLIDRAHRTGDAAAEGLISLMTPVIKGFQTDKGFDMAVQAQQIYGGHGYIEEQGMSQFARDARIAMIYEGANGVQALDLVGRKLASDGGKHVMAFFEMVKAECKAHDGDDRMTGFVEPLKAASKQLQQAGMFFMSQGMKNPNAALSGSYDFMHLMGHVCLGLMWTRMAKAAFDALDAGAADRAFYETKIATGRYYMARQLPACAMHLARIESGADSVMALPAEAF